The Pantoea nemavictus genome includes a region encoding these proteins:
- a CDS encoding DUF413 domain-containing protein, with protein MADSFATTNRFFDNKHYPRGFSRHGDFTIKEAQLLERHGYAFNELDLAKREPTTEEERSFLEVCRGLREPQTEAERVWSKYTARIKRPKRFHTLSGGKPQMDTVEDFSDSDD; from the coding sequence ATGGCGGATAGCTTCGCAACAACGAATCGTTTCTTTGATAACAAACATTACCCACGTGGTTTTTCGCGTCATGGTGATTTCACCATTAAAGAAGCTCAGCTTCTGGAGCGCCACGGTTACGCCTTTAATGAACTGGATCTCGCTAAGCGTGAACCCACTACAGAAGAAGAGCGTTCATTTTTAGAAGTATGTCGTGGTCTTCGTGAGCCGCAAACGGAAGCTGAACGCGTATGGTCGAAATATACCGCACGTATCAAGCGCCCTAAGCGTTTCCACACGTTGTCTGGCGGGAAGCCGCAGATGGACACCGTGGAAGATTTCAGCGATAGCGATGATTAA
- the hdfR gene encoding HTH-type transcriptional regulator HdfR: protein MDTELLKTFLEVSRTRHFGRAAEALYLTQSAVSFRIRQLENQLGVNLFTRHRNNIRLTSAGERLLPYAESLMSTWLMAKKEVSHTQQHHELSIGGSASLWEAYLTPWLQTLYENRESLHLEARIAQRHLLVKQLHERQLDLLITTEAPKMDELTSQQIGHISLALFRARKTEKREKYDYIKLEWGADFHQHESYLSSDDVPVLTTTSAHVTRELLHTTGACAFLPDFWHGIYSDLMVIPDTPVAVRPLYAVWLQNSDQQSHIRQLLKYPVLAP, encoded by the coding sequence GTGGATACGGAATTACTGAAAACTTTCCTCGAAGTGAGCAGAACGCGTCATTTCGGGCGTGCTGCTGAAGCGCTTTACCTCACGCAATCTGCCGTTAGTTTTCGCATTCGTCAGCTGGAGAATCAGCTGGGCGTTAATCTTTTTACTCGTCACCGTAATAACATCCGGCTGACTTCGGCAGGTGAGCGTTTATTACCCTATGCCGAAAGCTTGATGAGTACGTGGTTGATGGCTAAAAAGGAAGTTTCGCACACACAGCAGCATCACGAGCTTTCAATAGGAGGCAGCGCATCCCTTTGGGAAGCCTATTTAACTCCTTGGTTACAAACACTTTATGAGAACAGAGAGAGCCTTCATCTTGAAGCACGGATTGCCCAACGACATCTATTGGTTAAGCAATTACATGAACGTCAGTTGGACTTGTTGATTACCACCGAAGCACCAAAGATGGATGAGTTAACCAGTCAGCAGATTGGCCATATCTCGCTCGCATTATTCCGAGCGCGGAAAACTGAGAAGCGTGAAAAGTATGATTACATTAAGCTGGAATGGGGCGCGGATTTTCATCAACATGAAAGTTATCTATCCAGCGATGATGTTCCAGTATTAACCACTACATCAGCACATGTTACGCGTGAATTACTGCATACTACGGGTGCGTGTGCATTTTTACCTGATTTCTGGCACGGAATTTATAGTGATTTGATGGTTATTCCAGATACACCAGTCGCTGTGCGACCGTTATATGCGGTGTGGCTGCAGAATAGCGATCAGCAGAGTCACATCCGCCAGCTGCTTAAATATCCGGTATTGGCACCATAA
- the murI gene encoding glutamate racemase, producing MAIQLQERSITSAPATASDLRPTVLVFDSGVGGLSVYDEVRHLLPDLHYLYAFDNEGFPYGEKSEDFIVERVVAVVTAITQRFPLALVIIACNSASTISLPALRERFEFPVVGVVPAIKPAARLTRNGVVGLLATRGTVKRPYTHELVAQFARDCKIEMLGSAELVELAEAKLHGEDVELADVRRAVQPWLRMKEPPDTVVLGCTHFPLLRDELQLVLPEGTRLVDSGAAIARRTVWLLEHEAPHAVSSGQNLAFCTRMDDEVTKLSPILQRYGFPLLEKLAV from the coding sequence ATGGCTATCCAACTCCAGGAACGGAGTATTACCTCAGCGCCAGCTACAGCTTCTGATCTGCGTCCCACCGTGCTGGTGTTTGACTCTGGCGTCGGTGGGCTCTCCGTTTATGATGAGGTCCGACATTTATTGCCGGATCTTCACTATCTCTACGCCTTCGATAATGAAGGTTTTCCGTACGGCGAAAAATCCGAAGACTTTATTGTCGAGCGTGTGGTGGCTGTGGTGACGGCTATCACGCAGCGTTTCCCGCTGGCGCTGGTGATCATCGCGTGTAACTCTGCCAGCACCATCTCTTTACCGGCTCTGCGTGAGCGCTTCGAATTCCCAGTTGTCGGGGTGGTGCCTGCCATCAAACCTGCTGCACGTCTGACACGTAATGGTGTGGTGGGATTACTGGCCACGCGTGGCACGGTGAAACGTCCTTATACGCATGAGTTAGTGGCGCAGTTTGCCCGCGATTGTAAAATTGAGATGCTCGGTTCGGCTGAGCTGGTGGAACTGGCGGAAGCCAAGCTGCATGGCGAAGATGTTGAGTTAGCTGATGTGCGCCGCGCTGTGCAACCCTGGCTACGTATGAAAGAACCGCCGGATACCGTAGTGCTGGGATGCACGCATTTCCCTTTATTGCGTGATGAATTGCAATTGGTGTTGCCGGAAGGGACGCGTTTAGTGGATTCAGGCGCGGCTATTGCACGTCGTACCGTCTGGTTATTGGAGCATGAAGCGCCGCATGCTGTTTCATCCGGGCAGAATTTAGCGTTCTGTACGCGAATGGATGATGAAGTGACGAAATTATCACCGATTTTGCAGCGTTATGGCTTCCCGTTGCTGGAAAAATTAGCAGTTTAG
- the btuB gene encoding TonB-dependent vitamin B12 receptor BtuB, with translation MKNTHASLFAFSATALSLWAQFGYAQQNDDTQIVTANRFAQPVSSVLASTSVVTRDEIDQWQSKNLLEVLRRLPGVDIAQSGGIGQSASMYVRGSEARHTLILIDGVPFSKPGITGVADFNQIPVSIIQRVEFIRGPRSAVYGADAIGGVVNVITQNPNNQNSLSAGFGSKGYQEYSGGINQNITDQTRLTVAGSYQATNGYNVQPGSTSATDRDRDGWRNKAFWAGVDHKFNDTFSGFFRGYGYAANSDYDAGYVGGQDEQQIYNHSFDTGLRFNHDAYSSQLTASYQKYKIYNYVGADGRYADSNSLDDMEQRNLQWGNTLAVGHGMVSAGLDWQQQKLNSIGQLYSGAPRDEDGYKQDNTGAYLTAQQQFGNVTLEGSARGDDNQDFGRHGTWQTAAGWEFVPGYKASLSYGTGFQAPTLGQLYGLKRYGISSNPDLNPEKSKQWEAALEGLTGPVNWRVAAYHNKVSNLITYASDPVTFEGGYYNEKAVTLKGIEATADFDTRFLHHQITLGYLDARRDSDGETLARRAREQAKYQLGMTVYDFDIDVIYQYFGKRYDNNTSEYASEQRRLSSYSTVDLAVSYPVTSQLTVRGRIANLFDKDYETAYGYPTPGTEYYLSASYSF, from the coding sequence ATGAAAAACACACATGCTTCGCTGTTTGCCTTCAGTGCAACGGCGTTGTCTCTCTGGGCGCAATTTGGCTATGCCCAGCAGAATGATGATACGCAAATCGTAACGGCTAACCGCTTCGCACAGCCGGTCTCTTCGGTACTGGCTTCAACGTCTGTCGTCACGCGTGACGAGATTGATCAGTGGCAATCGAAAAACCTGCTGGAAGTGCTGCGCCGCTTACCTGGTGTGGATATCGCGCAAAGCGGCGGTATCGGTCAAAGCGCTTCTATGTATGTGCGTGGCTCGGAAGCGCGTCATACGCTGATCTTAATTGACGGTGTGCCGTTTTCTAAACCCGGTATCACCGGCGTTGCTGACTTTAACCAAATCCCGGTTTCCATTATTCAGCGTGTCGAGTTTATTCGCGGTCCGCGTTCTGCCGTTTACGGTGCGGATGCGATTGGCGGCGTAGTTAACGTCATTACGCAAAACCCTAATAACCAAAATTCACTTTCAGCGGGCTTTGGCTCGAAGGGATATCAGGAGTACAGCGGCGGCATCAATCAGAACATCACTGACCAGACGCGTTTGACGGTAGCGGGTTCTTATCAGGCCACTAACGGCTATAACGTTCAGCCCGGCTCAACGTCTGCGACCGATCGCGACCGTGATGGCTGGCGCAATAAAGCATTCTGGGCCGGCGTTGATCATAAGTTTAATGACACGTTTTCTGGCTTCTTTCGCGGTTATGGCTATGCCGCGAACTCAGATTATGATGCGGGCTATGTCGGTGGTCAGGATGAGCAGCAAATCTATAATCACTCGTTTGATACCGGCCTGCGCTTTAATCATGACGCTTACTCTTCACAACTGACCGCCAGTTATCAGAAGTACAAAATCTACAACTACGTTGGTGCTGACGGTCGCTATGCGGACTCCAACAGTTTGGATGATATGGAGCAGCGCAACCTGCAGTGGGGCAACACCCTGGCGGTGGGGCACGGTATGGTCAGCGCGGGGCTGGATTGGCAACAGCAGAAGCTGAACTCCATTGGACAACTCTATTCTGGTGCCCCGCGTGATGAAGATGGCTATAAGCAGGATAACACCGGCGCCTATCTGACGGCTCAGCAGCAGTTTGGCAACGTTACGCTTGAAGGCTCTGCGCGCGGTGATGATAACCAAGACTTTGGTCGCCATGGCACCTGGCAAACGGCAGCGGGTTGGGAGTTTGTGCCGGGCTATAAAGCTTCACTCTCTTATGGGACAGGTTTCCAGGCACCAACGCTCGGTCAGTTATATGGTTTGAAGCGTTACGGCATTAGTTCAAATCCCGATCTGAACCCGGAGAAATCAAAACAGTGGGAAGCTGCGCTGGAAGGTTTAACCGGCCCGGTTAACTGGCGTGTTGCGGCGTATCACAATAAAGTCAGCAATCTTATTACCTATGCTTCTGATCCCGTGACATTTGAGGGCGGCTATTACAATGAAAAAGCCGTTACGCTGAAAGGGATTGAAGCCACAGCTGATTTTGATACCCGCTTCCTTCATCACCAGATCACTCTGGGTTATCTGGATGCTCGCCGTGATTCTGATGGTGAAACACTGGCGCGTCGTGCGCGTGAACAAGCGAAATATCAGCTGGGTATGACGGTGTATGACTTTGATATCGACGTCATCTATCAGTACTTCGGCAAGCGCTACGATAACAACACCAGCGAATATGCGAGTGAGCAGCGTCGCTTATCAAGTTACAGCACGGTAGATCTCGCTGTCTCGTATCCGGTCACATCACAGCTCACCGTTCGTGGTAGAATTGCCAACCTGTTCGATAAAGATTATGAGACAGCGTATGGCTATCCAACTCCAGGAACGGAGTATTACCTCAGCGCCAGCTACAGCTTCTGA
- the trmA gene encoding tRNA (uridine(54)-C5)-methyltransferase TrmA: protein MTPEQLPIEQYDAQLAEKVSRLQAMMVPFAAPDVEVFRSPVSHYRMRAEFRIWHDGDDLYHIIFDQETKQRIRVDQFPAASELINQLMPKLINAIRDNRALRFKLFQIDYLSTMSNQIVISLLYHRKLEEEWTAAASALRDSLRAEGFDVQLIGRATKTKICLDRDYVDERLPVAGKEMIYRQVENSFTQPNAAMNIQMLEWALDVTQDSRGDLLELYCGNGNFSLALARNFRRVLATEIAKPSVASAQYNIAANHIDNVQIIRMAAEEFTQAMNGVRSFNRLDGIDLKSYQCETIFVDPPRSGLDAETVKMVQAYPRILYISCNPQTLCENLAVLAETHDVTRLALFDQFPYTHHMECGVLLTLKA from the coding sequence ATGACACCCGAACAGCTCCCGATTGAACAATACGACGCGCAACTGGCGGAAAAGGTCAGCCGCTTACAGGCGATGATGGTGCCCTTTGCCGCGCCCGACGTGGAGGTGTTCCGCTCACCGGTCAGCCACTATCGGATGCGCGCCGAATTCCGCATCTGGCATGACGGTGACGATCTCTACCACATCATCTTTGATCAAGAGACCAAACAACGTATTCGTGTCGATCAATTCCCGGCCGCCAGTGAATTGATCAACCAGCTAATGCCGAAATTGATCAATGCGATCCGGGATAACCGCGCACTGCGTTTTAAGTTATTCCAGATCGATTACCTGTCGACCATGAGCAACCAGATCGTCATCTCGCTGCTCTATCACCGCAAGCTGGAAGAGGAGTGGACTGCAGCAGCCAGCGCCCTGCGCGACAGCCTGCGCGCTGAAGGTTTTGATGTGCAGCTAATTGGTCGCGCCACCAAAACCAAAATCTGTCTCGATCGCGATTACGTCGATGAACGCTTGCCGGTCGCCGGCAAAGAGATGATTTATCGTCAGGTAGAGAACAGCTTCACCCAACCAAACGCGGCGATGAATATTCAGATGCTGGAGTGGGCACTGGACGTGACGCAGGATTCGCGTGGCGATCTGCTGGAACTCTATTGCGGGAATGGTAATTTCTCGCTGGCGCTGGCACGCAACTTCCGCCGCGTATTGGCCACGGAGATTGCCAAACCATCGGTGGCTTCTGCGCAATACAATATTGCCGCCAACCACATTGATAACGTGCAGATCATTCGCATGGCCGCCGAGGAATTTACTCAGGCGATGAACGGCGTACGCAGCTTCAATCGCTTAGATGGCATCGATCTGAAGAGCTATCAGTGCGAAACCATTTTCGTCGATCCGCCGCGCAGCGGGCTGGACGCGGAAACCGTGAAGATGGTGCAGGCGTATCCGCGCATCCTTTATATCTCCTGCAATCCGCAAACGCTGTGCGAAAACCTTGCGGTGCTGGCAGAAACCCATGATGTCACGCGGCTGGCGCTGTTTGATCAATTCCCCTACACCCATCATATGGAGTGTGGCGTGCTGCTGACGCTGAAAGCCTAA
- a CDS encoding YijD family membrane protein: protein MIEQNPRDKGTLLLAFITGLAINGSFSVLFSTFVPFSIFPLIALGLAAWCLHQRYLNRNMPDGMPSLAAAFFLLGILVYSALVRAEYPDIGSNFIPTILMVALVFWIAMRFRRAKNRQ, encoded by the coding sequence ATGATTGAGCAAAACCCTCGCGATAAAGGAACGCTGTTATTAGCTTTTATCACCGGTTTAGCTATCAACGGCTCCTTTTCGGTGCTGTTCAGTACGTTTGTTCCCTTTTCGATATTCCCGTTGATTGCGCTGGGCCTGGCGGCCTGGTGTCTGCATCAGCGCTATCTCAACCGCAATATGCCCGACGGCATGCCGTCGCTGGCGGCGGCGTTCTTCCTGCTAGGGATTTTGGTGTATAGCGCGCTGGTGCGGGCTGAATACCCGGACATTGGCTCCAATTTCATCCCCACCATTCTGATGGTGGCGCTGGTGTTCTGGATTGCCATGCGCTTCCGTCGCGCGAAGAACCGGCAGTAA
- the fabR gene encoding HTH-type transcriptional repressor FabR produces MGVRALQKERTRRSLIEAAFSQLSAERSFASLSLREVAREAGIAPTSFYRHFRDVDELGLTMVDESGLMLRQLMRQARQRIAKGGSIIKTSVATFMEFIGNNPNAFRLLLRERSGTSAAFRAAVAREIQHFIAELADYLELENRMPRSFTEAQAEAMVTIVFSAGAEALDVDIEQRRKLEDRLVLQLRMIAKGAYYWYRREQERLSVTLEKTAE; encoded by the coding sequence ATGGGCGTCAGAGCGCTACAAAAAGAACGTACACGACGTTCACTGATTGAAGCTGCCTTCAGTCAGTTAAGTGCAGAAAGGAGTTTTGCCAGCCTGAGCTTACGGGAAGTTGCACGTGAAGCGGGGATTGCGCCGACCTCATTTTATCGTCACTTTCGCGATGTGGACGAACTCGGTTTGACCATGGTAGATGAAAGCGGCTTGATGTTGCGCCAATTGATGCGGCAAGCACGCCAGCGCATCGCCAAGGGCGGCAGCATCATCAAAACCTCGGTGGCGACTTTTATGGAGTTCATCGGGAACAATCCCAACGCTTTTCGGCTCTTACTACGCGAACGCTCCGGAACGTCGGCGGCGTTTCGTGCCGCAGTGGCACGGGAGATTCAGCACTTTATCGCCGAACTGGCCGATTACCTTGAGCTGGAAAATCGCATGCCGCGCAGTTTCACTGAGGCGCAGGCTGAAGCCATGGTAACGATTGTGTTTAGCGCGGGTGCCGAAGCTCTGGACGTCGATATCGAACAGCGTCGTAAGCTCGAAGATCGACTGGTGCTGCAGCTGCGTATGATCGCCAAAGGTGCGTATTACTGGTATCGCCGGGAGCAAGAGCGCCTGTCGGTTACCCTGGAAAAAACCGCAGAGTAA
- the sthA gene encoding Si-specific NAD(P)(+) transhydrogenase: protein MQKSYDYDAIVIGSGPGGEGAAMGLVKQGARIAVIERYHNIGGGCTHWGTIPSKALRHAVSRIIEFNQNPLYSDHTRLLRSSFADILNHTENVISQQTAMRQGFYERNRCELYQGDARFVDANTIEVEQPDGTRERLTAEKFVIACGSRPYHPTDVDFTHPRVYDSDSILNLHHEPGHVIIYGAGVIGCEYASIFRGLNVKVDLINTRDRLLAFLDQEMSDSLSYHFWNSGVVIRHNEEFEKIEGVDDGVIIHLKSGKKVKADCLLYANGRTGNTDSLALENVGLEADGRGLLKVNSMYQTAQPHIYAVGDVIGYPSLASAAYDQGRIAAQAIIKGEATAHLIEDIPTGIYTIPEISSVGKTEQQLTAMKVPYEVGRAQFKHLARAQIVGMHVGSLKILFHRETKEILGIHCFGERAAEIIHIGQAIMEQKNGGNTIEYFVNTTFNYPTMAEAYRVAALNGLNRLF from the coding sequence ATGCAAAAGTCTTACGATTACGATGCCATTGTGATTGGCTCCGGTCCGGGCGGCGAAGGTGCGGCGATGGGGCTGGTGAAGCAGGGAGCGCGTATTGCAGTGATCGAACGCTACCACAACATCGGCGGCGGTTGTACTCACTGGGGAACCATCCCCTCCAAAGCCCTTCGTCACGCTGTCAGCCGTATCATCGAGTTCAATCAAAACCCACTTTACAGCGATCACACTCGACTCCTGCGCTCCTCATTCGCCGACATTCTGAACCACACCGAGAACGTTATCAGTCAGCAAACCGCAATGCGTCAGGGTTTTTATGAGCGCAACCGCTGTGAACTGTATCAAGGCGACGCGCGTTTTGTTGATGCCAACACCATCGAAGTGGAACAACCCGACGGCACGCGCGAGCGCTTAACCGCGGAGAAATTCGTTATCGCTTGTGGTTCTCGCCCGTATCATCCAACGGATGTCGATTTTACCCACCCACGCGTTTACGATTCCGACTCCATCCTCAACCTGCACCATGAACCTGGCCACGTCATCATCTACGGCGCCGGTGTGATTGGTTGTGAATATGCGTCGATTTTCCGCGGCCTGAACGTCAAGGTTGACCTGATTAACACCCGCGATCGCCTGCTGGCGTTCCTTGATCAGGAGATGTCCGATTCGCTCTCCTATCACTTCTGGAACAGCGGCGTGGTGATTCGTCACAACGAAGAGTTCGAGAAAATTGAAGGTGTTGATGACGGAGTGATTATTCACCTGAAATCGGGCAAGAAAGTGAAAGCGGATTGCCTGCTGTACGCGAATGGTCGTACTGGTAACACCGATTCACTGGCGCTGGAAAACGTGGGACTGGAAGCCGATGGTCGTGGCCTGCTGAAAGTGAATAGCATGTATCAAACCGCGCAGCCACACATCTATGCAGTCGGCGACGTGATTGGTTATCCAAGCCTGGCCTCGGCCGCTTACGATCAGGGTCGCATTGCCGCGCAGGCGATTATCAAAGGTGAAGCTACCGCTCATCTGATCGAGGATATTCCAACCGGGATTTATACCATTCCGGAGATCAGCTCAGTGGGTAAAACTGAACAGCAGCTTACTGCGATGAAAGTGCCGTATGAAGTGGGTCGTGCGCAGTTTAAACACCTGGCGCGTGCGCAGATTGTTGGCATGCATGTCGGCAGCCTGAAGATCCTGTTCCACCGCGAAACCAAAGAGATCTTAGGGATTCACTGCTTTGGTGAGCGTGCTGCGGAGATCATCCACATTGGTCAGGCCATCATGGAACAGAAGAACGGCGGCAACACGATTGAGTATTTCGTGAATACCACCTTCAACTATCCCACCATGGCCGAAGCCTATCGTGTGGCGGCGTTAAACGGCTTAAACCGCCTGTTTTAA
- the oxyR gene encoding DNA-binding transcriptional regulator OxyR: MNIRDLEYLVSLAEHRHFRRAADACHVSQPTLSGQIRKLEDELGVMLLERTSRKVLFTQAGLLLVDQARTVLREVKVLKEMASQQGEAMSGPLHIGLIPTTGPYLLPHIIPMLHQTFPKLEMYLHEAQTQQLLAQLDSGKLDCAIVALVKESEAFIEVPLFDEPMTLAVYADHPWRDRDRVPMSDLAGEKLLMLEDGHCLRDQAMGFCFEAGADEDTHFRATSLETLRNMVAAGSGITLLPALSVPNERVRDGVCYLPCYKPVPQRTIALVYRPGSPLRNRYEQLAEAIKTHMQGYLETSLKQAV; this comes from the coding sequence ATGAATATTCGTGATCTCGAATACCTGGTTTCACTTGCGGAGCATCGCCATTTCCGGCGTGCAGCTGACGCATGTCATGTCAGCCAACCCACCTTAAGTGGACAGATTCGTAAGCTGGAAGATGAACTCGGTGTAATGCTGCTGGAGCGTACCAGCCGTAAAGTGTTATTCACTCAGGCTGGGCTGTTGCTGGTGGATCAGGCGCGAACCGTGCTGCGCGAAGTGAAAGTATTGAAAGAGATGGCAAGCCAACAGGGCGAAGCGATGTCTGGACCGCTGCACATTGGTTTGATTCCGACCACCGGGCCGTATCTGCTGCCGCACATCATTCCGATGCTGCATCAGACCTTCCCCAAACTCGAAATGTACCTGCACGAAGCGCAGACGCAGCAATTGCTGGCACAGCTCGACAGCGGCAAGCTGGATTGCGCCATTGTGGCATTGGTAAAAGAGAGCGAGGCCTTTATTGAGGTGCCGCTGTTTGATGAGCCGATGACGCTGGCGGTGTATGCCGATCATCCGTGGCGCGATCGCGATCGCGTGCCGATGTCAGATCTGGCCGGTGAGAAGTTGCTGATGCTGGAAGATGGGCACTGCTTGCGCGATCAGGCGATGGGCTTCTGCTTCGAAGCCGGCGCCGATGAAGATACGCATTTCCGCGCCACCAGCCTGGAAACGCTGCGCAACATGGTTGCCGCCGGTAGCGGTATTACCTTGCTGCCTGCGCTCTCTGTGCCGAATGAACGCGTGCGCGATGGTGTCTGTTATCTGCCTTGCTACAAGCCCGTGCCGCAGCGCACCATCGCGTTGGTCTATCGTCCAGGCTCACCTCTGCGCAACCGCTATGAGCAGTTGGCAGAAGCAATTAAAACCCATATGCAGGGTTACCTGGAAACTTCGTTAAAACAGGCGGTTTAA
- a CDS encoding glutathione peroxidase has product MFASQEGKAVPQVTFHTRQSDRWVDLTTDELFKDKTVIVFSLPGAFTPTCSSSHLPRYNELFSTFAQHGVDSILCVSVNDTFVMNAWKADQRAEHITFIPDGNGDFTRGMNMLVEKADVGFGPRSWRYSMLVRNGVIEKMFVEPNKPGDPFEVSDADTLLRYLAPEYKVQESVSVFTKPGCPFCTKAKQLLIDRSIAFEEIVLGQDATTVSLRAVSGRATVPQVFIGGRHIGGSDDLEQYLQSA; this is encoded by the coding sequence ATGTTCGCCAGCCAGGAAGGCAAAGCCGTACCGCAGGTCACTTTTCACACGCGTCAGAGCGATCGCTGGGTCGATCTCACCACTGACGAATTGTTTAAAGACAAAACCGTTATCGTGTTCTCGCTGCCGGGTGCGTTTACGCCCACCTGCTCATCGAGCCACCTGCCACGCTACAACGAGCTGTTCAGCACCTTTGCCCAGCACGGTGTCGACAGCATTCTGTGTGTGTCAGTGAACGATACCTTTGTCATGAATGCGTGGAAGGCCGATCAGCGCGCTGAACATATCACCTTTATCCCGGACGGCAATGGCGACTTCACCCGCGGCATGAACATGCTGGTGGAAAAAGCGGATGTCGGTTTTGGCCCGCGCTCATGGCGTTATTCCATGCTGGTGCGCAACGGCGTCATTGAGAAGATGTTTGTCGAGCCGAACAAGCCGGGCGATCCATTTGAAGTGTCGGATGCCGATACGCTGCTGCGCTATCTGGCTCCTGAATATAAGGTGCAGGAATCGGTGTCGGTGTTCACGAAACCCGGCTGTCCGTTCTGCACCAAAGCGAAACAGCTGCTGATTGATCGCAGCATCGCGTTTGAAGAAATCGTGCTGGGGCAAGATGCCACTACCGTGAGTCTGCGTGCCGTATCAGGCCGCGCCACGGTGCCTCAGGTATTTATCGGTGGTCGTCACATTGGCGGCAGCGACGATCTGGAGCAGTACCTGCAATCTGCTTAA
- a CDS encoding IS110 family transposase: MFCLGIDVSKHKLDLCQFPGNGKKKTKSIKNQVGVERDICDWLQKQKCPPEQVMVVMEATSVYHENVAYGLHGNTPVTVCIGNPQRVREFARGMGILTKNDAVDAWVLARYGELKQPDAWVPPPPEVRKLKDLLRLRDAIVEDVQRATNRLEKANSTQTAGEVTDSLERTKKSHEKELKRINALIDDHMDKNDGLKDDLKLLESIKGIGGVVGTTMLSVLRTCQFRNAGQVAAWLGVVPVEKTSGSSVRGLARMSKTGPADVRAKLYMAAIVAARWNRPVRALYERLMAKGKPAKVALGAVMRKLVHLCFGVLKTREPWNENYVATA; this comes from the coding sequence ATGTTCTGTCTTGGTATTGATGTAAGCAAACACAAACTCGACCTCTGCCAGTTCCCCGGCAACGGCAAAAAGAAAACGAAATCCATCAAAAATCAGGTCGGCGTAGAACGTGACATCTGCGACTGGCTCCAGAAGCAGAAGTGCCCGCCAGAGCAGGTGATGGTGGTGATGGAAGCGACCAGCGTCTATCACGAAAACGTCGCTTACGGGCTGCACGGGAACACGCCCGTGACGGTCTGTATCGGTAATCCGCAACGGGTCAGGGAGTTTGCCCGCGGAATGGGTATCCTGACCAAAAATGATGCGGTCGACGCCTGGGTGCTGGCCCGTTACGGCGAGCTGAAACAGCCCGATGCCTGGGTTCCGCCGCCACCGGAAGTCCGCAAGCTGAAAGATCTGCTGCGTCTGCGTGACGCCATCGTTGAAGATGTGCAGCGCGCGACGAACAGGCTCGAGAAGGCGAACTCAACCCAGACGGCGGGCGAGGTGACCGACTCGCTTGAAAGAACAAAAAAATCGCATGAAAAGGAGCTGAAGCGAATAAACGCGCTGATTGACGACCACATGGATAAGAATGATGGTCTGAAAGATGATCTTAAGCTGCTGGAGTCGATAAAAGGTATCGGCGGCGTAGTGGGAACGACCATGCTGTCGGTGCTTCGTACGTGCCAGTTCCGCAATGCGGGTCAGGTAGCGGCGTGGCTGGGCGTGGTGCCGGTCGAGAAGACGTCAGGCAGTTCGGTGAGAGGGCTGGCCCGGATGTCGAAAACCGGTCCCGCCGACGTGAGAGCGAAGCTGTATATGGCCGCGATAGTAGCGGCAAGGTGGAATCGACCCGTAAGAGCGCTGTATGAAAGGCTGATGGCGAAGGGCAAGCCAGCCAAAGTGGCGCTGGGAGCGGTGATGCGCAAACTGGTCCATCTCTGCTTCGGTGTGCTTAAAACACGAGAGCCGTGGAACGAAAACTACGTAGCTACCGCTTGA